One window of Halogeometricum rufum genomic DNA carries:
- a CDS encoding class I SAM-dependent methyltransferase, which produces MDSDDVHRRWTARSGAYSPEYYAYYGPNETSELLRETIARHADADAEILELGCSSGRHLAHLYDHGYENVSGVEINADAFDVMDEQYPELAAGGTFHHGAIEDVVPEFDEDAFDVVYSVETLQHLHPDAEWVFAELARVTGTLLVTVENEGHDGDGGDDSGENGADGDDSVGGGSDSDDERGANGADRGEDGETPAVNYIEDDFPLYYRDWNDIFTDVGLTEVASESLDRDTFRAFTPA; this is translated from the coding sequence GTGGATTCTGACGACGTTCACCGACGGTGGACGGCGCGTTCGGGTGCGTACTCGCCGGAGTACTACGCCTACTACGGGCCGAACGAGACGAGCGAGTTGCTCAGAGAGACGATTGCCCGGCACGCCGACGCGGACGCCGAGATTCTGGAACTCGGCTGCAGTTCGGGGCGGCATCTCGCGCACCTGTACGACCACGGCTACGAGAACGTCTCGGGCGTCGAGATAAACGCCGACGCGTTCGACGTGATGGACGAACAGTACCCCGAACTCGCCGCCGGCGGGACGTTCCACCACGGCGCCATCGAGGACGTCGTCCCCGAGTTCGACGAGGACGCCTTCGACGTGGTCTACTCGGTGGAGACGCTCCAGCATCTCCACCCCGACGCCGAATGGGTGTTCGCCGAACTGGCGCGCGTCACGGGAACGTTGCTCGTCACCGTCGAGAACGAGGGGCACGACGGCGACGGTGGCGACGACAGCGGTGAGAACGGCGCCGACGGAGACGACAGCGTCGGTGGGGGGAGCGACTCCGACGACGAACGCGGAGCGAACGGCGCCGACAGAGGCGAGGACGGCGAGACGCCCGCCGTCAACTACATCGAAGACGACTTTCCGCTCTACTACCGCGACTGGAACGACATCTTCACCGACGTCGGCCTCACCGAGGTGGCGTCGGAATCGCTCGACCGCGACACGTTCAGAGCGTTCACACCGGCGTAG
- a CDS encoding ABC transporter permease, which yields MGKASFVVRRSLQLVVTLWAVGTVLFGLFRLMPGDPTSYVVSSQMTQEARQQIIASYGLNEPLHVQYIKFLENLVVLNFGQSFHSNQPVTDVIATYLPNTLVLMLTAFVAAYITGITLGVLSGWYRGSRFERSTVITALTARSVPTFYVGLIVLWIFGAGLGVIPMSGMTSLGTQNAGFWEMVFSVDFLHHLAAPAAVLAFYYMGYPLLIMRSSMLEVLSEDFIDVCRAKGLKERTIMFKHAARNALLPIVTAAAIALGYAVGGSVLIETVFAWPGIGREMVRAVLRRDFPVAQGTFIVLAGTIIVLNFLADLAYGYLDPRVTYD from the coding sequence ATGGGAAAAGCTAGCTTCGTCGTGAGACGCTCGCTCCAGCTCGTCGTAACGCTGTGGGCGGTTGGAACGGTGCTGTTCGGACTGTTCCGCCTCATGCCCGGCGACCCGACTTCCTACGTCGTCTCCTCGCAGATGACGCAGGAGGCGCGCCAGCAGATAATCGCGAGTTACGGACTCAACGAGCCGTTACACGTCCAGTACATCAAGTTCCTCGAGAACTTGGTCGTCCTGAACTTCGGCCAGTCGTTCCACTCGAACCAACCGGTCACGGACGTCATCGCTACCTACCTGCCGAACACGCTCGTGTTGATGCTGACGGCGTTCGTCGCCGCCTACATCACGGGCATCACGCTCGGCGTACTGTCGGGGTGGTACCGTGGCTCCCGGTTCGAGCGGAGTACGGTCATCACGGCACTGACCGCCCGGAGCGTCCCGACGTTCTACGTCGGCCTCATCGTGCTGTGGATATTCGGCGCCGGCCTCGGCGTCATCCCGATGAGCGGGATGACCAGCCTCGGCACGCAGAACGCGGGCTTCTGGGAGATGGTGTTCTCCGTGGACTTCCTCCACCACCTCGCCGCGCCGGCGGCCGTGCTGGCGTTCTACTACATGGGCTATCCGCTCCTCATCATGCGGTCGAGCATGCTTGAGGTGCTCTCCGAGGACTTCATCGACGTCTGCCGCGCGAAGGGACTCAAAGAGCGGACGATAATGTTCAAACACGCCGCGCGCAACGCGCTGCTCCCCATCGTCACGGCGGCGGCCATCGCACTCGGCTACGCCGTCGGCGGGAGCGTCCTCATCGAGACGGTGTTCGCGTGGCCCGGAATCGGTCGCGAGATGGTTCGCGCGGTCCTGCGACGGGACTTCCCCGTCGCGCAGGGGACGTTCATCGTCCTCGCGGGGACCATCATCGTCCTGAACTTCCTCGCGGACCTCGCGTACGGGTACCTCGACCCACGGGTGACCTACGACTAG
- a CDS encoding TldD/PmbA family protein has translation MTEEREDVVDAMDWLLERFETDDAVAYAEVGGVYKEKTDAVVTHEGPRETVAFTETGVWLRVFADGAADYRYTTDLDEESLEDEAERAIRSGQVLAQDEPARFDAQTAHRAVHDGWATEPIDAVGLDDKVAAVEDGLAAADDLDLRRIWVNYADAHIEEWIGTTTGSTVRTTLDRANVTCSLDLEDGPTVRRHDGSTEGAAFLDDLPELFGEAAADARALSDAPDADAPTGETVVALSPRAAGQLFHFVSHYLEADTIYMGMSPYSLGDRIGPDALSMEDTVHAGSWGARAYDAEARPSTPTRLVSDGRITTLLHNTASAADSDAFPAGNAVPSLGHGQPPRIHARHLDVEPGDATRAAVREEADVYVERFGNPWFRDEFERVQRSGVFPASVLYAKDIDEKTEERPDCGSAEFPVEEAYRLDDGERAGRVEGLALDYEPEVLQTMSALSAARRTVTGVCEKHKSQLPFAVTAPAVRLRAPLKEQA, from the coding sequence ATGACCGAGGAACGAGAGGACGTCGTGGACGCGATGGACTGGTTGCTGGAGCGATTCGAGACCGACGACGCGGTGGCGTACGCCGAGGTCGGCGGCGTCTACAAGGAGAAGACCGACGCCGTCGTGACCCACGAGGGGCCGCGAGAGACAGTCGCGTTCACCGAGACGGGAGTGTGGCTGCGCGTGTTCGCCGACGGCGCGGCCGACTACCGGTACACCACCGACCTCGACGAGGAGAGCCTCGAAGACGAGGCCGAGCGCGCGATACGGAGCGGACAGGTGCTCGCACAGGACGAACCGGCGAGGTTCGACGCCCAGACGGCCCACAGAGCGGTGCACGACGGCTGGGCGACCGAACCGATCGACGCGGTCGGCCTCGACGACAAGGTGGCCGCGGTCGAGGACGGACTCGCCGCCGCGGACGACCTGGACCTCCGCCGAATCTGGGTCAACTACGCCGACGCGCACATCGAGGAGTGGATCGGCACCACCACCGGGAGTACGGTCCGCACGACCCTCGACAGAGCGAACGTGACGTGCAGTCTCGACCTCGAAGACGGACCGACGGTGCGCCGACACGACGGGTCGACGGAGGGGGCGGCGTTCCTCGACGACCTCCCCGAACTGTTCGGGGAGGCTGCCGCCGACGCGCGGGCGCTTTCTGACGCCCCGGACGCCGACGCCCCGACGGGGGAGACGGTCGTCGCGTTGAGTCCGCGGGCGGCCGGCCAACTGTTCCACTTCGTCTCGCACTACCTCGAAGCCGACACCATCTATATGGGGATGAGTCCGTACTCGCTCGGCGACCGAATCGGCCCCGATGCGCTCTCGATGGAGGACACCGTCCACGCCGGGTCGTGGGGCGCCCGCGCCTACGACGCCGAGGCCCGGCCGTCGACGCCGACCCGACTGGTCTCGGACGGCCGGATAACGACGCTGTTGCACAACACGGCGAGCGCGGCCGACTCGGACGCGTTCCCCGCCGGGAACGCCGTCCCGAGCCTCGGCCACGGGCAACCGCCGCGCATCCACGCCCGCCACCTCGACGTCGAACCCGGCGACGCCACTCGCGCGGCGGTCCGCGAGGAGGCGGACGTCTACGTCGAACGGTTCGGCAACCCGTGGTTCCGCGACGAGTTCGAACGCGTCCAGCGGTCGGGCGTCTTCCCGGCGAGCGTGCTCTACGCGAAGGACATCGACGAGAAGACCGAAGAACGCCCCGACTGCGGGTCCGCCGAGTTCCCCGTCGAAGAGGCGTACCGCCTCGACGACGGCGAACGCGCCGGGCGCGTCGAGGGCCTCGCGTTGGACTACGAACCCGAGGTACTGCAGACGATGTCGGCGCTGAGCGCCGCGCGTCGAACGGTGACAGGCGTCTGCGAGAAACACAAGTCGCAACTCCCGTTCGCGGTGACCGCGCCGGCCGTCCGACTGCGCGCCCCGCTGAAAGAACAGGCGTAG
- a CDS encoding DUF2178 domain-containing protein, whose product MSTSTTTIGSETTYRRLYTGLWALSGVALAGGIVVGYPLVGVGGFAALALAALLTFRRYDGPLFDERDERRQAAASKRTLAVMGVTSSLVFPAVTALWALGVVEWPLWLTPIAFFVAALTFVHVGSTMYESARAA is encoded by the coding sequence ATGTCAACCTCCACCACCACCATCGGCAGCGAGACCACGTACCGCAGACTCTACACCGGACTCTGGGCGCTCTCCGGGGTCGCTCTCGCGGGCGGTATCGTCGTCGGATATCCGCTCGTCGGCGTCGGCGGGTTCGCCGCGCTCGCCCTCGCGGCGCTCCTGACGTTCCGACGCTACGACGGCCCCCTGTTCGACGAACGCGACGAACGTCGGCAGGCCGCCGCGAGCAAGCGAACCCTCGCGGTCATGGGGGTCACCTCGTCGCTCGTCTTCCCCGCCGTGACCGCCCTCTGGGCGCTCGGCGTCGTCGAGTGGCCGCTCTGGCTCACTCCCATCGCGTTCTTCGTCGCGGCGCTCACGTTCGTCCACGTCGGGAGCACGATGTACGAGTCCGCGCGGGCAGCATGA
- a CDS encoding ABC transporter substrate-binding protein — protein sequence MAEDSERMRRRSFLKATTAGGLAGMTALAGCAGGDGEGTDTGGETGEGGGGATTEETDGETDSGGSGASLPTYTYLNNAQSYNPPRHDAINLIASQFGELGLDMEVEVLEWGTLFSRVSQEYDYSFATWHTFFVSEPVTELNNLFNSENTDPGQGNYSGYQNEDLDELMTNYLAEPDPDTRIDQCHEIQKTLMDDVPTMPITQMPQAAIYNSNQVTNWQADLANGFNSYWTMINLEMVGDNTELKGYWPETLSTMNVLGHNDESKHVYQFNMLYDFLVQLNDNAEPDPEVSLATDWDRVDETTMEYTIRTDHSWHDGEDLTAEDVAFTYNYIVENEVPLYSTQAQYIDNAEVVDEETVRINMSQPLGPFHLSVANLIPIIPQHKWEGRSNPSQANIQEPVGSGPMEFDYWEQGSEFAMVRNEDHFAPVSFERRFWRIIPEASTVWENLINGDLNYEPFGRIDRSLNENQDNENIGTRFQTAPTFWMFTPNERQEGLDDPQMRKALVETIPRTPVVEQILFGFPEVGFNIVSSAFGPLHTSDVTTYDESIESARSRLEEAGYSWGDDGTIRAPSE from the coding sequence ATGGCTGAAGATAGCGAGCGGATGAGGCGTCGAAGTTTCCTCAAAGCAACGACGGCTGGCGGTCTGGCCGGCATGACCGCCCTAGCTGGGTGTGCTGGTGGCGACGGAGAGGGAACCGACACTGGCGGCGAGACTGGCGAGGGCGGTGGCGGCGCCACGACCGAGGAGACCGACGGTGAGACCGACTCCGGTGGTTCCGGTGCGAGTCTCCCGACGTACACCTACCTGAACAACGCGCAGTCGTACAACCCGCCGAGACACGACGCGATCAACCTCATCGCGAGCCAGTTCGGCGAACTCGGACTGGACATGGAGGTCGAGGTGCTGGAGTGGGGGACGCTGTTCAGCCGCGTGTCGCAGGAGTACGACTACAGCTTCGCGACGTGGCACACGTTCTTCGTCTCCGAACCGGTGACGGAGCTGAACAACCTGTTCAACTCCGAGAACACCGACCCGGGGCAGGGTAACTACTCCGGCTATCAGAACGAGGACCTCGACGAACTGATGACGAACTACCTGGCCGAACCGGACCCGGACACCCGGATCGACCAGTGCCACGAGATCCAGAAGACGCTGATGGACGACGTGCCGACGATGCCCATCACGCAGATGCCGCAGGCGGCCATCTACAACAGCAACCAGGTGACCAACTGGCAGGCCGACCTCGCGAACGGGTTCAACTCCTACTGGACGATGATCAACCTGGAGATGGTCGGCGACAACACCGAGCTGAAGGGCTACTGGCCCGAGACGCTGTCGACGATGAACGTGCTGGGCCACAACGACGAGTCCAAGCACGTCTACCAGTTCAACATGCTGTACGACTTCCTGGTTCAGCTCAACGACAACGCCGAACCCGACCCGGAAGTCAGCCTCGCCACCGACTGGGACCGCGTGGACGAGACGACGATGGAGTACACCATCCGCACCGACCACTCGTGGCACGACGGCGAGGACCTCACCGCCGAGGACGTCGCGTTCACGTACAACTACATCGTCGAGAACGAGGTGCCGCTGTACTCCACGCAGGCGCAGTACATCGACAACGCCGAAGTCGTCGACGAGGAGACGGTTCGCATCAACATGTCCCAGCCGCTGGGGCCGTTCCACCTCTCGGTGGCGAACCTCATCCCCATCATCCCGCAGCACAAGTGGGAGGGCCGGAGCAACCCGAGTCAGGCGAACATCCAGGAACCGGTCGGCAGCGGTCCGATGGAGTTCGACTACTGGGAGCAGGGCAGCGAGTTCGCGATGGTGCGCAACGAGGACCACTTCGCGCCGGTCAGCTTCGAGCGGCGCTTCTGGCGCATCATCCCCGAGGCGTCGACCGTCTGGGAGAACCTCATCAACGGCGACCTGAACTACGAGCCGTTCGGCCGCATCGACCGGTCGCTCAACGAGAACCAGGACAACGAGAACATCGGCACGCGGTTCCAGACGGCGCCGACGTTCTGGATGTTCACGCCGAACGAGCGACAGGAGGGGCTCGACGACCCGCAGATGCGGAAGGCGCTGGTCGAGACCATCCCGCGGACGCCCGTCGTCGAACAGATCCTGTTCGGCTTCCCCGAAGTCGGCTTCAACATCGTCTCCTCGGCGTTCGGTCCGCTCCACACCTCGGACGTGACCACCTACGACGAGAGCATCGAATCCGCACGGAGCCGCCTCGAAGAGGCCGGTTACTCGTGGGGTGACGACGGGACGATTCGAGCGCCCAGCGAATAA
- a CDS encoding ABC transporter ATP-binding protein, translating into MSLLEVEDLEVYYETEDGPAQAVDGVSFELEEGENLGIVGESGCGKTTLAKAIIGILPDAGYVNAGSINFKGDDLTQLPEPKRRRLKWEEISLIAQSAMNSMDPVYTIREQIVEAIETHRPGTGRTESNEIVTEMFELVGLDPDRADDYPHQFSGGMRQRAMIAMALALEPSLMLADEPTTALDVIMQDQILKRISQIQDEIRSSMLVITHDVSVVAETCDRVLVMYAGKVAEEGPVEEIFDQPYHPYTIGLKRAFPNIRKTDQNLLSIKGYPPELVDPPQGCRFAERCPMATDRCREEEPEAHYMNGLRSYCHYAEDIDSELRPYADSPETWKQTAAARNVGGD; encoded by the coding sequence ATGAGTCTACTCGAAGTCGAAGACCTCGAAGTCTACTACGAAACCGAAGACGGACCGGCACAGGCTGTCGACGGCGTCTCGTTCGAACTCGAAGAGGGCGAGAACCTCGGCATCGTCGGCGAGTCCGGGTGTGGAAAGACCACGCTCGCGAAGGCGATCATCGGCATCCTCCCCGACGCCGGGTACGTCAACGCGGGTAGCATCAACTTCAAGGGTGACGACCTCACCCAGTTGCCCGAGCCCAAACGGCGTCGGCTCAAGTGGGAGGAGATATCCCTCATCGCCCAGTCGGCGATGAACTCGATGGACCCGGTGTACACCATCCGAGAACAGATCGTCGAGGCCATCGAGACGCACCGGCCGGGGACCGGTCGAACCGAGTCGAACGAGATAGTCACCGAGATGTTCGAACTCGTCGGGCTGGACCCCGACCGCGCCGACGACTACCCGCACCAGTTCTCCGGCGGGATGCGCCAGCGCGCCATGATCGCGATGGCGTTGGCGCTGGAGCCGTCGCTGATGCTGGCCGACGAGCCGACGACGGCGCTGGACGTCATCATGCAGGACCAGATTCTCAAACGCATCAGCCAGATTCAAGACGAGATACGGTCCTCGATGCTCGTCATCACGCACGACGTGAGCGTCGTCGCGGAGACGTGCGACCGCGTCCTCGTGATGTACGCCGGGAAGGTCGCCGAGGAGGGGCCGGTCGAGGAGATATTCGACCAGCCGTACCACCCCTACACCATCGGTCTGAAGCGCGCGTTCCCGAACATCCGCAAGACGGACCAGAACCTCCTCTCCATCAAGGGCTACCCGCCGGAACTGGTCGACCCGCCGCAGGGCTGTCGATTCGCCGAGCGATGCCCGATGGCGACCGACCGGTGCCGCGAGGAAGAACCCGAGGCGCACTACATGAACGGCCTACGTTCGTACTGCCACTACGCGGAGGACATCGACTCGGAACTGCGGCCGTACGCCGACAGCCCCGAGACGTGGAAGCAGACGGCGGCCGCGCGGAACGTCGGAGGTGACTGA
- a CDS encoding ABC transporter ATP-binding protein: MANDVLLEVDDLKKHFKVNQGWIASLMQSVSGGDADYVHAVDGVSFELREGETLGLAGESGCGKTTTGMSLVKLHEPTGGDIVYDGQQLSEASDAELKQFRQNAQMIFQDPFESLNPRMTVYDTVAEPLRIHNITNETARVQRALEFAELLPAEQYFDQYPHELSGGQRQRVAIARALVLDPDFIVADEPVSMLDVSLRAGVLSLLDRMTDEFGLSVVYISHDLSLLRHMCDRLAIMYMGKIVEKGPTDQIIENPQHPYTRSLINAVPVPDPDVGRERVELQGEVGDIIDVPSGCRFKDRCPDYIGDVCDSVVPPLEQKADVDADQDIACHLYESAEGYDPYAEMGQSGPSTDAGDDTASTPADD, translated from the coding sequence ATGGCCAACGACGTTCTCCTCGAAGTGGACGACCTGAAGAAACACTTCAAGGTCAACCAGGGCTGGATAGCGAGCCTGATGCAGTCGGTGTCCGGCGGCGACGCGGACTACGTCCACGCCGTCGACGGGGTCAGCTTCGAACTCCGAGAGGGCGAGACGCTCGGACTGGCCGGCGAGTCCGGGTGCGGCAAGACGACGACGGGGATGTCGCTCGTGAAACTCCACGAACCGACGGGCGGCGACATCGTCTACGACGGCCAACAGCTCTCGGAGGCGAGCGACGCCGAACTGAAGCAGTTCCGGCAGAACGCGCAGATGATCTTTCAGGACCCCTTCGAGAGCCTGAACCCCCGGATGACGGTGTACGACACGGTCGCCGAACCGCTCCGCATCCACAACATCACCAACGAGACGGCGCGGGTCCAGCGCGCGCTGGAGTTCGCCGAACTGCTGCCCGCAGAGCAGTACTTCGACCAGTACCCGCACGAACTGTCGGGCGGCCAGCGACAGCGGGTCGCAATCGCCCGCGCGTTGGTCCTCGACCCGGACTTCATCGTCGCCGACGAACCCGTGTCGATGCTGGACGTGAGCCTCCGGGCCGGCGTGCTGTCGCTTCTGGACCGGATGACCGACGAGTTCGGGCTGTCCGTCGTCTACATCAGCCACGACCTCTCGCTCCTCCGGCACATGTGCGACCGACTCGCCATCATGTACATGGGGAAGATAGTCGAGAAGGGGCCGACCGACCAGATAATCGAGAACCCCCAGCACCCCTACACGCGCTCTCTCATCAACGCGGTTCCCGTCCCCGACCCGGACGTGGGGCGCGAACGCGTCGAGCTACAGGGTGAGGTCGGCGACATCATCGACGTACCCTCCGGCTGTCGGTTCAAAGACCGGTGCCCGGACTACATCGGCGACGTCTGCGACTCGGTCGTCCCGCCGTTAGAGCAGAAGGCGGACGTCGACGCGGACCAGGACATCGCCTGCCACCTCTACGAGAGCGCCGAGGGGTACGACCCCTACGCGGAGATGGGGCAGTCCGGGCCCTCGACCGACGCGGGCGACGACACCGCCTCGACGCCGGCGGACGACTGA
- a CDS encoding winged helix-turn-helix domain-containing protein — MTYEVPDSLREMPPSSKLVYKVLEHDGPLTQRQLADHSLLPTRTVRYALDRLRDEDIVQERLYIQDARKRLYHLTADERVPGIDPVPASN, encoded by the coding sequence ATGACCTACGAGGTACCGGACAGCCTCCGGGAGATGCCGCCGAGTTCGAAGCTCGTCTACAAGGTGTTGGAGCACGACGGTCCGCTGACGCAGCGTCAGTTGGCCGACCACTCACTCTTGCCCACACGAACGGTCCGCTACGCGCTCGACAGACTGCGGGACGAGGACATCGTGCAGGAACGACTCTACATCCAGGACGCGCGAAAACGACTGTACCACCTGACCGCGGACGAACGAGTCCCCGGCATCGACCCCGTCCCCGCGTCGAACTGA
- a CDS encoding helix-turn-helix transcriptional regulator, producing the protein MNNAVREHREARDLTQGDLASRVGVTRQSINAIERGRYDPSLELALKLAAEFDSSVEELFWLE; encoded by the coding sequence ATGAACAACGCCGTCCGCGAGCACCGCGAGGCTCGCGACCTCACGCAGGGCGACCTCGCCTCGCGCGTCGGCGTGACCCGGCAGAGCATCAACGCCATCGAACGCGGCCGGTACGACCCCAGCCTCGAACTGGCGCTGAAACTCGCCGCGGAGTTCGACAGCTCGGTCGAGGAACTGTTCTGGCTCGAGTGA
- the eif1A gene encoding translation initiation factor eIF-1A: protein MSEESSGRRNLRMPDDDELFAVVTQHNGGNHVSVRCQDGKERMGRIPGRMKYRTWINEGDVVLVEPWDWQDEKANIEWRYSEQDAEQLRAEGHID, encoded by the coding sequence ATGAGCGAAGAATCCAGCGGGCGTCGGAACCTCCGAATGCCCGACGACGACGAACTGTTCGCAGTCGTGACACAGCACAACGGCGGAAACCACGTCAGCGTCCGGTGTCAGGACGGCAAAGAGCGCATGGGTCGCATCCCCGGCCGCATGAAGTACCGCACGTGGATCAACGAGGGCGACGTCGTCCTCGTCGAACCGTGGGACTGGCAGGACGAGAAGGCGAACATCGAGTGGCGGTACAGCGAACAGGACGCAGAGCAGCTCCGCGCGGAAGGCCACATCGACTGA
- a CDS encoding M28 family peptidase, whose translation MTELPNDVVGDAYRSTTGWDLIADLEDLDDRMPGHEGELEGAELVAEAFEAVGVDDVTLDPFPIPAWWRGDASLSVTHDDRETTFGRSHELVELPGTPAGEVSGELVDMGHGLPEDFEGEDLSGDVVMASSLTPDDYGRWVHRSEKYHYAIDAGAAGFVFYNHIEGALPPTGNIGGVNGPGPIPAIGASKEVGARLQRYCADGTVEADLSVDAEVGRGTSHNVEATVGPDTDEEVLFTAHVDGHDVGTAANDNGFGTAMVVEVGKILAQVADELETKVRLVVFGAEETGLYGSYYWSHTHDLDDVKCILNVDGAGYSRNLEIHDHGFSGIADAFEAVSEEYEVPVHTESQVRPNSDHWPFVQRGVAGAQGRSSSGESGRGWGHTHGDTMDKLDVRDLRDMSILCAAGVARLAREDVATPHVDEDEIRQACLDDNFDVGLKATGAWPWTEKDWPWKDEL comes from the coding sequence ATGACTGAACTACCGAACGACGTCGTCGGCGACGCGTACCGGAGCACGACTGGATGGGACCTCATCGCGGACCTCGAGGACTTAGACGACCGGATGCCGGGGCACGAGGGCGAACTCGAAGGTGCCGAACTCGTCGCCGAGGCGTTCGAGGCAGTCGGCGTCGACGACGTGACGCTGGACCCGTTTCCCATCCCGGCGTGGTGGCGCGGCGACGCCAGCCTCTCGGTGACGCACGACGACCGAGAGACGACGTTCGGACGGTCCCACGAACTCGTGGAGTTGCCGGGGACGCCCGCGGGCGAGGTGTCGGGCGAACTCGTCGACATGGGCCACGGCCTCCCCGAGGACTTCGAGGGGGAGGACCTCTCCGGCGACGTCGTGATGGCGTCCAGTCTGACACCGGACGACTACGGTCGGTGGGTCCACCGGTCGGAGAAGTACCACTACGCCATCGACGCCGGCGCGGCGGGGTTCGTCTTCTACAACCACATCGAGGGCGCCCTCCCGCCGACCGGGAACATCGGCGGCGTGAACGGACCCGGGCCGATTCCGGCCATCGGCGCGAGCAAGGAAGTCGGCGCGCGCCTCCAGCGGTACTGTGCGGACGGAACCGTAGAGGCCGACCTCTCGGTCGACGCCGAGGTGGGGCGCGGCACCTCGCACAACGTCGAGGCGACGGTCGGCCCGGACACCGACGAGGAGGTCCTGTTCACCGCGCACGTCGACGGCCACGACGTGGGGACGGCGGCCAACGACAACGGCTTCGGCACCGCGATGGTCGTCGAAGTCGGGAAGATACTCGCGCAGGTGGCCGACGAGTTGGAGACGAAGGTGAGACTCGTCGTCTTCGGGGCCGAGGAGACGGGGTTGTACGGGTCGTACTACTGGAGCCACACGCACGACTTAGACGACGTGAAGTGCATCCTCAACGTCGACGGCGCGGGCTACTCGCGGAACCTGGAGATTCACGACCACGGCTTCTCCGGCATCGCGGACGCCTTCGAGGCCGTCTCCGAGGAGTACGAGGTACCCGTCCACACCGAGAGTCAGGTCCGGCCGAACAGCGACCACTGGCCGTTCGTGCAACGCGGCGTCGCCGGGGCGCAGGGGCGGTCATCCTCGGGCGAGAGCGGACGCGGGTGGGGCCACACTCACGGCGACACGATGGACAAACTCGACGTGCGCGACCTGCGGGACATGTCCATCCTCTGTGCGGCGGGCGTCGCTCGACTCGCCCGGGAGGACGTGGCGACACCCCACGTGGACGAAGACGAGATTCGGCAGGCCTGTCTGGACGACAACTTCGACGTGGGACTGAAGGCGACGGGGGCGTGGCCGTGGACGGAGAAAGACTGGCCGTGGAAGGACGAACTGTGA
- a CDS encoding ABC transporter permease — translation MAQEEPTGRSIFTDLDDSSSDEQIDKWQRTVRLWRETLRDHWGKLTDELSVRLSLITVAAFVLIGIFAPVIATHDPLQRQFQGDAGILIEKWAEPGLLGGNPEYLLGTTAAGYDIFSQLVYGTRAALMVGLIAAVFTAGIGTLVGLVAGYYGGWIDDALMRVVDFLYGMPLLPTVIVLVAVLGPNLWNIILALIILQWRSTARVIRSQSLSLRERPFVKAAEVAGAGDWHIISRHLAPNVLPLTFLYGSFGIAWAILAEAGVSFIGLGDPNTVSWGTMLQASRAYSALQFGAWWWFVPPGICIGLLVISGFLIGRGYEEITNPKLQ, via the coding sequence ATGGCACAAGAAGAACCAACCGGTCGGTCGATATTCACCGACCTCGACGACAGTTCGTCCGACGAGCAGATAGACAAGTGGCAGCGCACGGTTCGCCTCTGGCGGGAGACGCTACGCGACCACTGGGGAAAACTGACCGACGAGTTATCGGTCAGGCTGTCCCTGATAACGGTGGCGGCGTTCGTGCTCATCGGCATCTTCGCGCCCGTCATCGCCACCCACGACCCCCTCCAGCGACAGTTCCAGGGCGATGCGGGGATACTCATCGAGAAGTGGGCGGAACCGGGGCTGCTCGGCGGTAACCCCGAGTACCTCCTCGGGACGACGGCCGCGGGGTACGACATCTTCAGTCAACTCGTGTACGGGACGCGAGCGGCGCTGATGGTCGGTCTCATCGCGGCGGTGTTCACCGCCGGCATCGGCACGCTCGTCGGTCTCGTCGCCGGATACTACGGCGGCTGGATCGACGACGCGCTGATGCGGGTCGTCGACTTCCTGTACGGGATGCCGCTCCTGCCGACGGTCATCGTCCTGGTCGCGGTGCTCGGGCCGAACCTCTGGAACATCATCCTCGCGCTGATCATCCTCCAGTGGCGCTCTACGGCCCGCGTCATCCGGTCGCAGTCGCTCTCGCTCCGCGAACGACCGTTCGTGAAGGCCGCCGAGGTGGCGGGCGCGGGCGACTGGCACATCATCAGCAGACACCTCGCGCCGAACGTCCTCCCGCTGACGTTCCTGTACGGTTCGTTCGGTATCGCGTGGGCGATTCTCGCGGAGGCCGGCGTCTCGTTCATCGGCCTCGGCGACCCGAACACCGTCTCGTGGGGGACGATGCTGCAGGCCTCGCGAGCGTACTCCGCGCTCCAGTTCGGGGCGTGGTGGTGGTTCGTCCCGCCGGGCATCTGCATCGGGCTGCTGGTCATCAGCGGCTTCCTCATCGGCCGCGGCTACGAAGAGATAACCAACCCCAAGCTACAATGA